AGTCCAGTTGCCGATAGGTGATGCCGGCCGCCGCACAGGCCGTAGGCCCTCGGTAACCGATCTCCTCGGACGCCATGGACGTCGCCCCTCCGCTGCTCGGCACTGCCGCCGGCCGCTGCGGAATGCGATCGGCCGTACTGCCGTGAAGCGGGTACGGACATCTGTCCCCGAAACTGCGTTCCGGGGCACCCCCAGCCGTACCGTCGCCGCTGCTTCTCACGCCGACCTCCGTCCTTGACCTGCCTTCTCGACGGTAGGCAGTCACCAGGGGTGCGTCAACGATCGCCACACTCGGCACGCCGAGTGATAATCACCCAAGGAGTGGTTTCCCGTGTCCCACCGCGGGGAAAGGCTAGCCGAATGCGCTCGCGGAGAGTCGCAGGACGCTCTCACACGCCGGTGGCAAATGCCAGCATTTCCTCGCCGGCCCCCGGTTCACTGGCTGTTGGTGCCGAAGTCCTCGGGCGAGATCTGGTCGAGGAACTCGCGGAACTTCTCCACCTCGTCCTCCTGCTCGTCCGGGATCGCGATGCCCGCGTCGTCGAGCACACCGTCACTGCCGTAGATCGGCGTCCCGGTGCGCAGCGCCAGCGCTATGGCGTCGGACGGGCGGGCGCTCACCTCGACGCCGCTGGCGAAGACCAGCTCCGCGTAGAAGACGCCCTCCCGCAGATCCGTGATGCGCACTTCGGTCAGCTCCTGGCCGACGGCCTCCAGCACGTCCTTGAACAGGTCGTGGGTCAGCGGTCGTGCGGGGGCCATGCCCTGCTGAGCGAAGGCGATCGCCGTCGCCTCCCCGGGCCCGATCCAGATGGGGAGGTAGCGGTCGCCTCCCACTTCACGCAGGAGCACGATCGGTTGGTTGGAGGGCATTTCGACCCGGACACCTACGACATCGAGCTCGTTCACACAGCAACCCTAGGCCGTGCCCGGGACGTTTGGGTAGTCGGGCCGGGAACGGGTGACCGATCAGGCAGCCGCACAGCCGCCCGTCTCAGGGCAGGCGCACGCCCAGCGCGGTCTGCACCAGAGCGGCGTGCAGCTTCACCGTGAGCCCCGCCAGCTCCTTCGTACGGGCCTCCGCGTGGGCCCTGGTCTGCGGATTGCGGTGGCGCTTGAGCGGGGCCACCACCTGGTCGACGAGCCCGGCCTCACGGTCGGCGGCGGCCTTCATGGCGCGCAGATGCCGCGGCTCGATCCCGAACCGT
The nucleotide sequence above comes from Streptomyces sp. N50. Encoded proteins:
- a CDS encoding bifunctional nuclease family protein, encoding MNELDVVGVRVEMPSNQPIVLLREVGGDRYLPIWIGPGEATAIAFAQQGMAPARPLTHDLFKDVLEAVGQELTEVRITDLREGVFYAELVFASGVEVSARPSDAIALALRTGTPIYGSDGVLDDAGIAIPDEQEDEVEKFREFLDQISPEDFGTNSQ